The Burkholderia cepacia ATCC 25416 genome includes a window with the following:
- the add gene encoding adenosine deaminase → MKATPGNVPAARTGIEITPAHRAFFHALPKVELHCHLLGAVRHDTFVALAERSGAPIERAEIDAFYARGEKPVGVLHVLRALDQYLLTRPDDLRRIAYEYLEDAAAHNVRHAEYFWNPTGTVRVSGIAYADAQAAIVTAIRDAARDFGIGARLIPSIDREQDPDEAVAIVEWMKAHRADEVAGLGIDYRENDRPPELFWKAYRNARAAGFRTTAHAGEFGMPWRNVETAVDLLQVDRVDHGYTIVDNPELCARYAERGIVFTVVPTNSYYLRTLPPEQWAERHPMRKMPGLGLKIHPNTDDPTLHKVNPSEAWELMFSHFGFTVADLKQFMLNGIDGAWVDDATKAAWRAAWAPEFDTLAATLAAG, encoded by the coding sequence ATGAAGGCAACACCAGGTAACGTCCCGGCCGCGCGCACGGGCATCGAGATCACGCCGGCCCATCGGGCCTTCTTCCACGCGCTGCCGAAGGTCGAGCTGCATTGCCATCTGCTCGGCGCGGTGCGGCACGACACGTTCGTCGCGCTCGCGGAACGCAGCGGCGCGCCGATCGAGCGTGCGGAGATCGACGCGTTCTATGCGCGCGGCGAGAAGCCGGTCGGCGTGCTGCACGTGCTGCGCGCGCTCGACCAGTATCTGCTCACGCGGCCCGACGACCTGCGGCGCATCGCTTATGAGTATCTGGAGGATGCGGCCGCGCACAACGTGCGGCATGCGGAATATTTCTGGAATCCGACGGGCACGGTACGGGTGTCGGGGATCGCGTATGCGGACGCGCAGGCCGCGATCGTGACGGCGATCCGCGACGCCGCGCGCGACTTCGGAATCGGCGCGCGCCTGATCCCGAGCATCGACCGCGAGCAGGATCCGGACGAGGCCGTGGCGATCGTCGAATGGATGAAGGCGCATCGCGCGGACGAAGTGGCGGGGCTCGGGATCGACTATCGCGAGAACGACCGGCCGCCGGAGCTGTTCTGGAAGGCTTACCGCAATGCGCGCGCGGCCGGTTTCCGCACGACCGCGCATGCGGGCGAGTTCGGGATGCCGTGGCGCAACGTCGAGACGGCCGTGGATCTGCTGCAGGTCGATCGCGTCGATCACGGCTATACGATCGTCGACAACCCCGAGCTTTGCGCGCGCTACGCGGAACGCGGGATCGTCTTCACCGTCGTGCCGACGAATTCGTACTACCTGCGCACGCTGCCGCCGGAGCAATGGGCGGAACGGCATCCGATGCGCAAGATGCCGGGCCTCGGGCTGAAGATCCATCCGAACACCGACGATCCGACGCTGCACAAGGTCAACCCGTCGGAGGCGTGGGAGCTGATGTTCAGCCATTTCGGCTTTACGGTCGCCGATCTCAAGCAATTCATGCTGAACGGGATCGACGGCGCGTGGGTCGACGATGCGACGAAGGCCGCGTGGCGCGCGGCGTGGGCGCCGGAGTTCGACACGCTGGCCGCGACGCTCGCAGCCGGTTGA
- a CDS encoding WG repeat-containing protein, translating into MGNRAWLYLQAGDGDDARTIEFAESNNHFPLLWRVLLADGGAGDAITDQRVFGDAGTPNLASDARAAHARLSRLASFVVAYPLPGDDPALARQFDALVRHLGESIDAFGDAHGAPRLSANLDELSWLDGGDPDEYIREERDNCTRLWWRVANCMDFRDVRGVRDVLEIDTPADWRDWAWGFGFGGVSHHYFQRQEPPRGVAFAEMFDAGEVHGNWLGYGTFSFRARNGLWGVRREVDDAWRVIVPPEWTNLWTSGARDRRLLWAARDGKVGLLFADGDGDGGGDEMRIVREPAFDAVWDFSGDVACVRVGERFGLVGTDGTWVLEPSLDDFGEFTGGVASASLDGRWGFVDTHGAWVIPPRFDDAHEFVNGAVAAVSEGEQWGLIGRDGQWRAPPEWAALEWSSECGAFLARRNGHVGLVDAKGRVVVEPLYAEIATLTDDERTDMLSELGAIRHIVRRDDGRCAIVDGQGHVLTPFDFVNMGALPWLPDDEAVPGELFTRYAIGVLPGEPVKFAICDLETGATVVQGRYDDMAGLFWGADHGWLACVQDESGDDVRATVFRADGTVLHPARYTRIGDDALFDDDPDAAAGHTTLMPWYVRRAEVAQNWSMGEPVAALRDDGVPVWLYADGHATTTRR; encoded by the coding sequence ATGGGCAATCGAGCATGGCTCTATCTCCAGGCCGGTGACGGCGACGACGCGCGAACGATCGAGTTCGCGGAATCCAACAATCACTTTCCGCTGCTGTGGCGCGTGCTGCTGGCCGACGGCGGTGCGGGCGACGCGATAACGGATCAGCGCGTGTTCGGCGACGCCGGCACGCCGAACCTCGCCAGCGATGCACGCGCGGCGCATGCGCGACTCAGCCGGCTCGCGTCGTTCGTCGTCGCGTATCCGCTGCCCGGCGACGATCCGGCGCTCGCGCGCCAGTTCGATGCGCTCGTGCGTCACCTCGGCGAGTCGATCGATGCGTTCGGCGATGCGCATGGCGCCCCGCGGCTGTCCGCGAATCTCGACGAACTGTCGTGGCTCGACGGCGGCGATCCGGACGAATACATCCGCGAGGAGCGCGACAACTGCACGCGCCTGTGGTGGCGGGTCGCGAACTGCATGGATTTCCGCGACGTGCGCGGCGTGCGCGACGTGCTCGAGATCGATACGCCCGCCGACTGGCGCGACTGGGCGTGGGGCTTCGGGTTCGGCGGCGTGTCGCATCACTATTTCCAGCGACAGGAGCCGCCGCGCGGCGTGGCGTTTGCCGAGATGTTCGACGCCGGCGAAGTGCACGGCAACTGGCTCGGCTACGGCACGTTCAGCTTTCGCGCGCGCAACGGCCTGTGGGGCGTGCGGCGGGAAGTCGACGACGCGTGGCGCGTGATCGTGCCGCCCGAGTGGACGAACCTGTGGACGAGCGGCGCGCGCGATCGCCGGTTGCTGTGGGCCGCGCGCGACGGGAAGGTCGGCCTGCTGTTTGCCGATGGTGATGGCGACGGTGGTGGCGACGAGATGCGGATCGTGCGCGAACCGGCGTTCGACGCCGTGTGGGATTTCAGCGGCGACGTCGCGTGCGTGCGCGTCGGCGAGCGGTTCGGGCTCGTGGGCACGGACGGCACGTGGGTGCTCGAACCGTCGCTCGACGATTTCGGCGAATTCACCGGCGGGGTTGCGTCCGCGAGCCTGGACGGCCGCTGGGGCTTCGTCGACACGCACGGTGCGTGGGTGATTCCGCCGCGCTTCGACGATGCACATGAATTCGTGAACGGCGCCGTCGCGGCGGTATCCGAAGGCGAGCAGTGGGGGCTGATCGGGCGCGACGGGCAATGGCGCGCGCCGCCCGAGTGGGCCGCACTCGAATGGTCGTCCGAATGCGGTGCCTTCCTCGCGCGGCGCAACGGCCATGTCGGCCTGGTCGATGCGAAAGGCCGGGTCGTCGTCGAGCCGCTTTACGCGGAAATCGCCACGCTGACCGACGACGAACGGACGGACATGCTGTCCGAGCTTGGCGCGATCCGCCATATCGTGCGGCGCGACGACGGGCGTTGCGCGATCGTCGACGGGCAGGGCCACGTGCTGACGCCGTTCGATTTCGTCAACATGGGGGCGCTGCCGTGGTTGCCCGATGACGAAGCCGTGCCGGGCGAACTGTTCACGCGTTACGCGATCGGCGTGCTGCCGGGCGAGCCGGTGAAGTTTGCGATCTGCGATCTCGAGACGGGCGCGACGGTCGTGCAGGGGCGCTACGACGACATGGCCGGCCTGTTCTGGGGCGCCGATCACGGCTGGCTGGCCTGCGTGCAGGACGAGAGCGGTGACGACGTGCGGGCGACGGTGTTTCGCGCGGACGGCACCGTGCTGCATCCGGCGCGTTACACGCGGATCGGCGACGATGCGCTGTTCGACGACGATCCCGACGCCGCCGCCGGGCACACGACGTTGATGCCGTGGTACGTCCGTCGTGCCGAGGTCGCGCAGAACTGGAGCATGGGCGAACCGGTCGCCGCGTTGCGCGACGACGGCGTACCCGTATGGCTGTACGCGGACGGGCACGCGACGACGACGCGGCGGTAG
- a CDS encoding PLP-dependent aminotransferase family protein produces MARTTRIVEIPSLGALDRAAGDLSRQLAQALREAVRRGDVRPGDALPSTRLLATSLQVARGTVVDAYAQLIAEGFLESRGGAGTRVANALAEPPPGPEPAPPAPRRRAAHAGLPEPAAAFARIAREFRPLPAMPFAISVPIGLTAPDDIWRRLGNRLRARGAGAPSGYADPQGALPLREAIADYVRRSRSVRCEAGQVVITSGTQQGLHLASQLLLGAGDRAWVENPAYRGITALLESTGRHDAMVRVPVDADGLDVDAGIRLAPDARAAFVTPSHQYPLGMPLSMARRNALLAWARARHAWVVEDDYDSELRYEGYPFPSLQGLDPDRVIYLGTFSKILFPSLRLGYVIAPHDLVPAFCGARALMDRHVPTADQHVLAAFIAEGHLDRHIRRVRGVYAEQRALLIDTLGARLPRERAWVQPGDQGMHVVLWLADGIDDLDVVERAAQAGVAVRAVSPMFAPGTARPGLVLGFGGFGRAQMEAAAQRLADVVSSAESRRRVPQKVVDGQQT; encoded by the coding sequence ATGGCAAGAACGACCCGGATCGTCGAAATCCCGTCGCTCGGCGCGCTCGACCGCGCGGCCGGCGACCTGAGCCGCCAGCTCGCGCAGGCGCTGCGCGAAGCCGTGCGTCGCGGCGACGTCCGGCCGGGCGACGCGCTCCCGTCCACGCGGCTGCTCGCCACGTCGCTGCAGGTTGCCCGCGGCACCGTCGTCGATGCGTATGCGCAGCTCATCGCCGAAGGCTTTCTCGAATCGCGCGGCGGCGCGGGCACGCGGGTCGCGAACGCGCTCGCGGAACCGCCGCCCGGCCCCGAACCCGCGCCGCCCGCGCCACGACGGCGCGCGGCCCACGCCGGGCTGCCCGAGCCGGCCGCCGCCTTCGCGCGGATCGCCCGCGAATTCCGCCCGCTGCCGGCGATGCCGTTCGCGATCTCGGTACCGATCGGCCTCACCGCGCCCGACGACATCTGGCGCCGGCTCGGCAACCGCCTGCGCGCGCGCGGCGCCGGCGCGCCGTCCGGCTATGCCGATCCGCAAGGCGCGCTGCCGCTGCGCGAAGCGATCGCCGACTACGTGCGCCGTTCGCGCTCGGTGCGCTGCGAGGCCGGCCAGGTCGTGATCACGAGCGGCACGCAGCAGGGGCTGCACCTCGCGAGCCAGCTGCTGCTCGGCGCGGGCGACCGGGCCTGGGTCGAGAACCCGGCCTATCGCGGCATCACCGCGCTGCTCGAGAGCACCGGGCGACACGACGCAATGGTGCGCGTGCCGGTCGACGCCGACGGCCTCGACGTCGACGCCGGCATCCGCCTCGCGCCCGATGCGCGCGCCGCATTCGTCACGCCGTCGCACCAGTATCCGCTCGGCATGCCGCTCAGCATGGCGCGGCGCAATGCGCTGCTCGCGTGGGCGCGTGCACGCCACGCGTGGGTGGTCGAGGACGACTACGACAGCGAGCTGCGCTACGAAGGTTATCCGTTCCCGTCGCTGCAGGGTCTCGACCCCGATCGCGTGATCTACCTCGGCACGTTCAGCAAGATCCTGTTTCCGTCGCTGCGGCTCGGCTACGTGATCGCCCCCCACGATCTCGTGCCCGCGTTCTGCGGCGCGCGCGCACTGATGGATCGCCATGTGCCGACCGCCGACCAGCACGTGCTGGCCGCGTTCATCGCGGAAGGCCATCTCGACCGCCACATCCGCCGCGTGCGCGGCGTGTATGCGGAGCAGCGCGCGCTGCTGATCGACACGCTCGGTGCGCGGCTGCCGCGCGAACGCGCGTGGGTGCAGCCGGGCGATCAGGGGATGCACGTCGTGCTGTGGCTCGCGGACGGCATCGACGATCTCGACGTGGTCGAGCGCGCCGCGCAAGCCGGCGTCGCGGTGCGCGCGGTATCGCCGATGTTCGCGCCGGGCACGGCCCGCCCGGGGCTCGTGCTGGGCTTCGGCGGGTTCGGCCGCGCGCAGATGGAAGCGGCCGCGCAGCGGCTCGCGGACGTCGTATCGTCAGCGGAATCGCGGCGGCGGGTGCCGCAAAAGGTTGTCGACGGGCAACAAACGTAA
- a CDS encoding nucleoside hydrolase — protein sequence MTHPIASRRTFLKLSAALAGTALLPETGAFAAGGDAARRTVIIDTDPGQDDAIAILFALGAQDRLDVRALTAVAGNVPLDLTERNARIIRDWAGRTKTLPVYAGCPRPLVRELVTAANVHGKTGLEGVELPVPRAPLAAGHAVSYLVDTLSRAAPNSVTLCALGPLTNVATALVEAPQIRGALREIVLMGGAFFERGNITPAAEFNIYVDPQAAEVVFGSGVPIVVLPRDVAVKAPITPARVAPFRALGNRCGAIVADIMDAELAYNKKRRGAEDAPMYDPTAVGYLVDPTLFGGRKVNVMVETTGQWTLGETVVDWNGRSGRAANATWINEVDADRFYATLVERIAKLP from the coding sequence ATGACCCATCCGATCGCATCCCGCCGCACCTTCCTGAAACTGTCCGCCGCGCTGGCCGGCACCGCGCTGCTGCCCGAAACGGGCGCGTTCGCCGCCGGCGGCGATGCCGCGCGCCGCACGGTGATCATCGATACCGACCCGGGGCAGGACGACGCCATCGCGATCCTGTTCGCGCTGGGCGCGCAGGACCGCCTCGACGTGCGCGCGCTGACCGCCGTCGCGGGCAACGTGCCGCTCGACCTGACCGAACGCAATGCGCGGATCATCCGCGACTGGGCCGGCCGCACGAAAACGCTGCCGGTCTACGCGGGCTGCCCGCGGCCGCTCGTGCGCGAGCTCGTGACGGCCGCGAACGTGCACGGCAAGACGGGGCTCGAAGGCGTCGAGCTGCCCGTGCCGCGCGCGCCGCTTGCCGCCGGCCACGCGGTGTCGTATCTCGTCGATACGCTGAGCCGCGCGGCGCCGAACAGCGTGACGCTGTGCGCGCTCGGCCCGCTGACGAACGTCGCGACCGCGCTGGTCGAGGCGCCGCAGATTCGCGGGGCACTGCGCGAGATCGTGCTGATGGGCGGCGCGTTTTTCGAGCGCGGCAACATCACGCCGGCCGCCGAGTTCAACATCTATGTCGATCCGCAGGCGGCCGAAGTCGTGTTCGGCAGCGGCGTGCCGATCGTCGTGCTGCCGCGCGATGTCGCGGTGAAGGCGCCGATCACGCCGGCGCGCGTCGCGCCGTTCCGTGCGCTCGGCAACCGCTGCGGCGCGATCGTCGCGGACATCATGGATGCCGAACTCGCGTACAACAAGAAGCGGCGCGGCGCTGAAGACGCGCCGATGTACGACCCGACCGCGGTCGGCTACCTCGTCGATCCGACGCTGTTCGGCGGGCGCAAGGTGAACGTGATGGTCGAGACGACCGGGCAGTGGACGCTCGGCGAGACCGTCGTCGACTGGAACGGGCGCAGCGGCCGCGCGGCGAACGCGACGTGGATCAACGAGGTCGACGCGGACCGCTTCTATGCGACGCTCGTCGAGCGTATCGCGAAGCTGCCCTGA
- a CDS encoding LysR family transcriptional regulator produces MSSDRSSLLPALTLRQVQHFVVLAHARSFTQAAQALSLTQPALTASIRQIEFLLGGRLFARSAHRLTLTTAGEAVLPLAERLLNQARGTFDDMTRLIGERIQTVRIAFIPSVAGRLLPALNALRDAHPTLRFTLTDLPNSALVEAVRDSVADLGIGVREPDSDDGTLRYRQLFEDEIVIVVRHDDPLARAKSVTWAKLVDRELAVFVRGSVSESLHRTGGAEKLRLNVTYRMEYTEPLYALARNGLATAVLPSLYTMHLHDPELVALRVDKPRVTRAISLISLAGDDRGPHVRTCREWIAKHI; encoded by the coding sequence ATGTCGTCCGACCGCTCGTCGCTGCTGCCCGCGCTCACGCTGCGGCAGGTCCAGCACTTCGTCGTGCTCGCCCACGCACGCAGCTTCACGCAGGCCGCGCAGGCGCTGTCGCTCACGCAGCCCGCGCTCACCGCGTCGATCCGCCAGATCGAGTTCCTGCTCGGCGGGCGCCTGTTCGCGCGTTCCGCGCACCGGCTCACGCTCACCACTGCTGGCGAAGCCGTGCTGCCGCTCGCCGAACGCCTGCTCAACCAGGCGCGCGGCACCTTCGACGACATGACGCGGCTCATCGGCGAACGCATCCAGACCGTGCGCATCGCGTTCATCCCGTCGGTCGCCGGCCGCCTGCTGCCCGCGCTCAACGCACTGCGCGACGCCCACCCGACGCTGCGCTTCACGCTCACCGACCTGCCCAACAGCGCACTCGTCGAGGCCGTGCGCGACAGCGTCGCGGATCTTGGCATCGGCGTACGCGAACCCGACAGCGACGACGGCACGCTGCGCTACCGGCAGCTGTTCGAGGACGAGATCGTGATCGTCGTGCGGCACGACGATCCGCTCGCCCGCGCGAAGAGCGTCACGTGGGCGAAGCTCGTCGATCGCGAGCTCGCGGTGTTCGTGCGCGGCAGCGTCAGCGAATCGCTGCATCGCACCGGCGGCGCCGAGAAGCTGCGCCTGAACGTCACGTACCGGATGGAATACACCGAGCCGCTCTACGCGCTCGCGCGCAACGGCCTCGCGACCGCCGTGCTGCCGAGCCTCTATACGATGCATCTGCACGATCCCGAACTCGTTGCGCTGCGCGTCGACAAGCCGCGCGTCACGCGGGCGATCTCGCTGATCTCGCTCGCCGGCGACGATCGCGGCCCGCATGTCCGTACGTGCCGCGAGTGGATTGCGAAGCACATCTGA
- a CDS encoding NCS2 family permease: MSATDTMPARAPANWLERRFALAARGTSVRTETIAGVTSFLAAAYLLVVIPSLLATGGMERGAATTATIVVFVLFTTLMGLYANLPFLVGPGIGGSVIIGVTLATTEHVGWQTGLGIACVSGILFFLLTILGARGVVMKLIPVQIKLGLGASIGLFVTMLGLRNAGMVVANAKTNAFALGDFSRPGALVALIGLAVAIVLQARKVPGAILIAILVAAAAGVPLGVTHLPASFVSLPHSIAPIAFKLDIGSALSLAAAPYLFAFFAAEFFSTLGTALAVGAKANLLDEQGNLPNINRPFLVDSLAATIGPVFGIPALTALIESAAGVEAGGRSGLSSLAAAVLFAAMLLFVPVALAIPKEATAPALILIGLSMFATIRHTHFDDFTDALPVMSMVLLTLMSNSFGTGIAGGLLCYVLVKLLAGRRRDVSWGLVVLALPLGYYFWTVVKPH, from the coding sequence ATGTCAGCGACTGACACGATGCCGGCGCGCGCGCCGGCCAACTGGCTCGAACGCCGCTTCGCGCTCGCCGCGCGCGGCACGAGCGTGCGCACCGAGACGATCGCGGGCGTCACGTCGTTTCTCGCGGCCGCGTACCTGCTCGTCGTGATCCCGTCGCTGCTCGCGACGGGCGGCATGGAGCGCGGCGCGGCGACGACCGCTACGATCGTCGTATTCGTGCTGTTCACGACGCTGATGGGGCTCTACGCGAACCTGCCGTTCCTGGTCGGCCCCGGCATCGGCGGCTCGGTGATCATCGGCGTGACGCTCGCGACGACGGAGCATGTGGGCTGGCAGACAGGCCTCGGCATCGCGTGCGTGTCGGGCATCCTGTTCTTCCTGCTGACGATTCTCGGCGCGCGCGGCGTCGTGATGAAGCTGATACCGGTGCAGATCAAGCTCGGGCTCGGCGCGTCGATCGGGCTGTTCGTGACGATGCTCGGGCTGCGCAATGCGGGGATGGTCGTCGCGAACGCGAAGACCAACGCGTTCGCGCTCGGCGATTTCTCGCGGCCGGGTGCGCTCGTCGCGCTGATCGGCCTGGCGGTTGCGATCGTACTGCAGGCGCGCAAGGTGCCCGGCGCGATCCTGATCGCGATCCTCGTCGCGGCAGCGGCGGGCGTGCCGCTCGGCGTCACGCATCTGCCTGCGTCGTTCGTGTCGCTGCCGCACAGCATCGCGCCGATCGCGTTCAAGCTCGACATCGGCAGCGCGTTGAGCCTCGCGGCCGCGCCGTACCTGTTCGCGTTCTTCGCGGCGGAATTCTTCTCGACGCTCGGCACCGCCCTCGCGGTCGGCGCGAAGGCGAACCTGCTCGACGAACAGGGCAACCTGCCGAACATCAACCGGCCGTTCCTCGTCGATTCGCTCGCGGCGACGATCGGGCCCGTGTTCGGCATTCCCGCGCTGACCGCGCTGATCGAATCGGCGGCAGGCGTCGAGGCTGGCGGCCGCAGCGGGCTGTCGTCGCTGGCCGCGGCCGTGCTGTTCGCCGCGATGCTGCTGTTCGTGCCGGTCGCGCTCGCGATCCCGAAAGAGGCGACCGCGCCGGCGCTGATCCTGATCGGGCTGTCGATGTTCGCAACGATCCGCCATACGCATTTCGACGACTTCACCGATGCGCTGCCCGTGATGTCGATGGTGCTGCTCACGCTGATGTCGAACAGCTTCGGCACCGGCATCGCGGGCGGGCTGCTGTGCTACGTGCTCGTCAAGCTGCTGGCCGGCCGCCGGCGCGACGTGTCGTGGGGGCTCGTCGTGCTCGCGCTGCCGCTCGGCTATTACTTCTGGACCGTCGTGAAGCCGCACTGA
- a CDS encoding penicillin-binding protein 1A, whose translation MNRFVPLLRDAWLRCRARVAPLAAASRARIRALCAGAWHRLRHPTRRGVALTLAAIPLVGLLVLLAFVPFTPSIGDIRKARIDRPARVLSADGQVIAEFRPVNREWVPLKQISPHMVNALIATEDHRFYAHHGIDWRRTLAAGLHTFSGSRQGGSTITQQLARNLYPDEVGRAPTLTRKVKELITAFKIETVYSKDEILETYLNTVPFLYNAYGVEMAARTYFGKSADQLDIVESATLVGMLKGNSYYNPVLNPERAVQRRNIVLARMAAMGMLSPRQLAQLQRRPLRVDFEPQTAQPGPAPHFAVQLRKWLIAWADRNNYDLYSDGLVVRTTLDAQLQDMATQALTQQTDRLQAVADSAWRGPSGCGLRNDLFRGFIRQTPDYRDARAAGLADVAALKQLGANRAFMHALCERKTQVQAGFVAIDPRNGAIRAWVGSPDFGSEPFDHVVQARRQPGSTFKPFVYGAAFADGMRPGDTFVDRPVAIPIGTHAVWRPTDAEPPTDAPMTLRDALALSRNRITAQVMQREGAARVAQLARAMGVRESPLDAVPSLALGTSPVTLKEMVSAYGTIANRGVYVAPQMITRIEDRDGKVLAAFNSAPPERALPVAAAQTLVDVMRGVVDYGTGEDIRSRYGIRVDVAGKTGTTQDNTDGWFILMHPQLVAGAWVGFDDGNVTLRSDYWGAGAHSALPIVGAFYDAALRTRAIDPRAQFSPDFRPRSAPAPAPKRRPHPGLFDWLRFFR comes from the coding sequence TTGAACCGCTTCGTGCCGCTTCTTCGAGACGCGTGGCTCCGTTGCCGCGCCCGCGTCGCACCGCTGGCCGCCGCCAGCCGCGCGCGCATCCGTGCGCTGTGCGCCGGCGCATGGCATCGCCTGCGCCATCCGACGCGCCGCGGCGTCGCGCTGACGCTCGCCGCGATCCCGCTGGTCGGCCTGCTGGTGCTGCTCGCGTTCGTGCCGTTCACGCCGAGCATCGGCGACATCCGCAAGGCCCGCATCGACCGCCCCGCGCGCGTGCTGTCGGCCGACGGCCAGGTCATCGCCGAATTCCGGCCCGTCAACCGCGAATGGGTGCCGCTCAAGCAGATCTCGCCGCACATGGTCAACGCGCTGATCGCGACCGAGGACCACCGCTTCTACGCGCATCACGGCATCGACTGGCGCCGCACGCTCGCGGCCGGGCTGCATACGTTCTCGGGCAGCCGCCAGGGCGGCTCGACGATCACGCAGCAACTCGCGCGCAACCTGTACCCGGACGAAGTCGGCCGCGCACCGACGCTCACGCGCAAGGTGAAGGAGCTGATCACCGCGTTCAAGATCGAGACGGTGTACAGCAAGGACGAGATTCTCGAGACCTACCTGAACACCGTGCCGTTCCTGTACAACGCGTACGGCGTCGAGATGGCCGCGCGTACCTACTTCGGCAAATCGGCCGACCAGCTCGACATCGTCGAAAGCGCGACGCTCGTCGGGATGCTGAAGGGCAACAGCTACTACAACCCGGTGCTGAATCCGGAACGCGCGGTCCAGCGCCGCAACATCGTGCTCGCGCGGATGGCGGCGATGGGCATGCTGTCGCCACGGCAGCTCGCGCAATTGCAGCGCCGGCCGCTGCGCGTCGACTTCGAGCCGCAAACCGCTCAGCCGGGCCCGGCTCCGCACTTCGCGGTGCAGCTGCGCAAGTGGCTGATCGCCTGGGCCGACCGCAACAACTACGACCTCTACTCGGACGGCCTCGTCGTGCGCACGACGCTCGATGCGCAACTGCAGGACATGGCGACGCAAGCGCTGACGCAGCAAACCGATCGCCTGCAGGCAGTCGCCGACAGCGCATGGCGCGGCCCGTCCGGCTGCGGGCTGCGCAACGACCTGTTCCGAGGCTTCATCCGGCAGACGCCCGACTATCGCGACGCGCGCGCCGCTGGGCTCGCCGATGTCGCCGCGCTGAAGCAGCTCGGCGCGAATCGCGCGTTCATGCATGCGTTGTGCGAACGCAAGACGCAGGTGCAGGCCGGCTTCGTCGCGATCGACCCGCGCAACGGCGCGATTCGCGCATGGGTCGGCAGCCCCGACTTCGGCAGCGAGCCGTTCGATCACGTGGTGCAGGCGCGGCGCCAGCCGGGTTCGACGTTCAAGCCGTTCGTCTATGGCGCCGCGTTCGCGGACGGCATGCGGCCGGGCGACACGTTCGTCGATCGCCCCGTCGCGATCCCGATCGGCACGCACGCGGTGTGGCGTCCGACCGACGCCGAGCCGCCGACCGACGCACCGATGACGCTGCGCGACGCGCTCGCGCTGTCGCGCAACCGCATCACCGCGCAGGTGATGCAGCGCGAAGGCGCGGCCAGGGTCGCGCAGCTCGCGCGCGCGATGGGCGTGCGCGAAAGCCCGCTCGACGCGGTACCGTCGCTCGCGCTCGGCACGAGCCCCGTCACGCTGAAGGAAATGGTGTCCGCCTACGGGACGATCGCGAATCGCGGCGTATACGTCGCGCCGCAGATGATCACGCGCATCGAGGATCGCGACGGCAAGGTGCTCGCCGCGTTCAACAGCGCACCGCCCGAACGCGCGTTGCCGGTGGCCGCCGCGCAGACGCTGGTCGACGTGATGCGCGGCGTCGTCGATTACGGGACCGGCGAGGACATCCGTTCGCGCTACGGGATCCGCGTCGACGTCGCCGGCAAGACCGGCACGACGCAGGACAACACGGACGGCTGGTTCATCCTGATGCATCCGCAACTGGTGGCCGGCGCGTGGGTCGGCTTCGACGACGGCAACGTGACGCTGCGCAGCGACTACTGGGGCGCGGGCGCGCACAGCGCGTTGCCGATCGTCGGGGCGTTCTACGATGCGGCACTGCGTACGCGCGCGATCGATCCGCGTGCGCAGTTCTCGCCCGACTTCCGGCCGCGCAGCGCACCGGCGCCGGCGCCGAAACGGCGTCCGCACCCCGGCCTGTTCGACTGGCTGAGGTTCTTCCGCTGA